The following coding sequences lie in one Seriola aureovittata isolate HTS-2021-v1 ecotype China chromosome 5, ASM2101889v1, whole genome shotgun sequence genomic window:
- the akr1a1a gene encoding aldo-keto reductase family 1 member A1-A isoform X1, translated as MSTFVTLSTGQKMPLVGLGTWKSAPGQVKQAVLAALDCGYRHIDCAAAYSNEQEVGEALALRVGPGKALHREEVFVTSKLWNTKHDPEDVEEACRTSLAHLGLTYLDLYLMHWPMAFQRGKELMPRREDGSICYSDTHYRHTWMAMESLVDKGLVKAIGLSNFNARQTDDIISMARHKPVINQVECHPYLSQADLLSHCRSVAVCVTAYSPLGSGDRPWASPDEPSLLEDPRLGAIAQRYQKTPAQVILRWHVQRGVVCIPKSVTPSRIQQNLQVFDFSLSKDDMKLIESFNRDERFIVPSVERGGKRVWRDAEHPHFPFHDPY; from the exons ATGAGCACCTTTGTGACTCTCTCAACAGGGCAGAAGATGCCCTTGGTCGGACTTGGCACATGGAAGAGTGCTCCAGGACAG GTGAAGCAGGCCGTGCTGGCAGCTTTAGACTGCGGGTACAGACACATCGACTGTGCAGCTGCTTACAGCAATGAACAGGAGGTCGGAGAGGCTTTGGCTCTGAGGGTCGGTCCTGGGAAG GCTCTGCATCGTGAGGAGGTGTTTGTTACTTCCAAACTGTGGAACACCAAGCACGACCCAGAGGATGTTGAGGAAGCGTGCAGGACCAGTCTAGCCCACCTGGGTCTCACCTACCTGGACCTTTACCTCATGCACTGGCCCATGGCTTTTCA GCGGGGGAAGGAGCTGATGCCTCGACGGGAAGATGGAAGCATTTGTTACTCTGATACACACTATAGACACACTTGGATGGCCATGGAGAGTCTAGTGGATAAAGGTTTGGTCAAGGCTATAGGACTGTCCAACTTCAACGCCAGGCAGACCGATGATATCATCAGCATGGCCAGACACAAACCTGTGATCAACCAG GTAGAATGCCATCCTTATTTGTCTCAAGCAGATCTCCTGTCACACTGTCG GTCAGTGGCAGTTTGTGTGACAGCCTACAGTCCTCTGGGCAGTGGGGACCGACCCTGGGCCTCTCCTGATGAACCAAGTCTGCTGGAGGATCCTCGACTGGGAGCTATCGCCCAGAGATACCAGAAAACACCTGCCCAGGTCATACTCAG GTGGCATGTTCAGAGGGGTGTAGTGTGTATCCCTAAAAGTGTGACGCCCTCCAGGATCCAGCAGAACTTGCAGGTGTTTGACTTTTCCCTGTCCAAAGACGACATGAAGCTGATTGAATCGTTCAACCGCGACGAGCGTTTCATTGTCCCATCAGTGGAG cGGGGTGGTAAGAGAGTGTGGAGAGATGCAGAACATCCTCACTTCCCGTTCCATGATCCTTACTGA
- the akr1a1a gene encoding aldo-keto reductase family 1 member A1-A isoform X2 codes for MPLVGLGTWKSAPGQVKQAVLAALDCGYRHIDCAAAYSNEQEVGEALALRVGPGKALHREEVFVTSKLWNTKHDPEDVEEACRTSLAHLGLTYLDLYLMHWPMAFQRGKELMPRREDGSICYSDTHYRHTWMAMESLVDKGLVKAIGLSNFNARQTDDIISMARHKPVINQVECHPYLSQADLLSHCRSVAVCVTAYSPLGSGDRPWASPDEPSLLEDPRLGAIAQRYQKTPAQVILRWHVQRGVVCIPKSVTPSRIQQNLQVFDFSLSKDDMKLIESFNRDERFIVPSVERGGKRVWRDAEHPHFPFHDPY; via the exons ATGCCCTTGGTCGGACTTGGCACATGGAAGAGTGCTCCAGGACAG GTGAAGCAGGCCGTGCTGGCAGCTTTAGACTGCGGGTACAGACACATCGACTGTGCAGCTGCTTACAGCAATGAACAGGAGGTCGGAGAGGCTTTGGCTCTGAGGGTCGGTCCTGGGAAG GCTCTGCATCGTGAGGAGGTGTTTGTTACTTCCAAACTGTGGAACACCAAGCACGACCCAGAGGATGTTGAGGAAGCGTGCAGGACCAGTCTAGCCCACCTGGGTCTCACCTACCTGGACCTTTACCTCATGCACTGGCCCATGGCTTTTCA GCGGGGGAAGGAGCTGATGCCTCGACGGGAAGATGGAAGCATTTGTTACTCTGATACACACTATAGACACACTTGGATGGCCATGGAGAGTCTAGTGGATAAAGGTTTGGTCAAGGCTATAGGACTGTCCAACTTCAACGCCAGGCAGACCGATGATATCATCAGCATGGCCAGACACAAACCTGTGATCAACCAG GTAGAATGCCATCCTTATTTGTCTCAAGCAGATCTCCTGTCACACTGTCG GTCAGTGGCAGTTTGTGTGACAGCCTACAGTCCTCTGGGCAGTGGGGACCGACCCTGGGCCTCTCCTGATGAACCAAGTCTGCTGGAGGATCCTCGACTGGGAGCTATCGCCCAGAGATACCAGAAAACACCTGCCCAGGTCATACTCAG GTGGCATGTTCAGAGGGGTGTAGTGTGTATCCCTAAAAGTGTGACGCCCTCCAGGATCCAGCAGAACTTGCAGGTGTTTGACTTTTCCCTGTCCAAAGACGACATGAAGCTGATTGAATCGTTCAACCGCGACGAGCGTTTCATTGTCCCATCAGTGGAG cGGGGTGGTAAGAGAGTGTGGAGAGATGCAGAACATCCTCACTTCCCGTTCCATGATCCTTACTGA
- the vcp gene encoding transitional endoplasmic reticulum ATPase: MASGGESKNDDLATAILKQKNRPNRLIVDESINEDNSVVSLSQTKMDELQLFRGDTVLMKGKKRRETVCIVLSDDTCSDEKVRMNRVVRNNLRVRLGDVISIQPCPDVKYGKRIHVLPIDDTVEGITGNLFEVYLKPYFLEAYRPIRKGDIFLVRGGMRAVEFKVVETDPSPYCIVAPDTVIHCEGEPIRREDEEESLNEVGYDDIGGVRKQLAQIKEMVELPLRHPALFKAIGVKPPRGILLYGPPGTGKTLIARAVANETGAFFFLINGPEIMSKLAGESESNLRKAFEEAEKNAPAIIFIDELDAIAPKREKTHGEVERRIVSQLLTLMDGLKQRAHVIVMAATNRPNSIDPALRRFGRFDREVDIGIPDATGRLEILQIHTKNMKLADDVDLEQVANETHGHVGADLAALCSEAALQAIRKKMDLIDLEDETIDAEVMNSLAVTMDDFKWALSQSNPSALRETVVEVPNITWEDIGGLEDVKRELQELVQYPVEHPDKFLKFGMTPSKGVLFYGPPGCGKTLLAKAIANECQANFISIKGPELLTMWFGESEANVREIFDKARQAAPCVLFFDELDSIAKARGGNVGDGGGAADRVINQILTEMDGMSSKKNVFIIGATNRPDIIDPAILRPGRLDQLIYIPLPDEKSRISILKANLRKSPISKDVDLDFLAKMTNGFSGADLTEICQRACKLAIRESIENEIRRERERQTNPSAMEVEEDDPVPEIRKDHFEEAMRFARRSVSDNDIRKYEMFAQTLQQSRGFGSFRFPSSATGGSGPSHGSGGTGSGPVFNEDNDDDLYG; this comes from the exons ATGGCCTCGGGAGGGGA ATCCAAAAATGATGATCTAGCCACTGCAATTCTGAAACAGAAGAACAGACCGAACAGACTGATTGTTGATGAATCCATCAATGAAGACAACAgtgtggtctctctctctcag ACCAAGAtggatgagctgcagctcttccGTGGAGACACAGTGCTGATGAAGGGAAAGAAGAGGCGGGAGACTGTGTGCATTGTGCTATCAGATGACACCTGTTCTGATGAAAAGGTTCGCATGAACAGGGTGGTCCGCAACAATCTGAGGGTCCGTCTgggtgatgtcatcag CATTCAGCCATGTCCTGATGTTAAGTATGGAAAGAGGATCCACGTCCTCCCGATAGATGACACAGTAGAAGGAATTACTGGCAACCTGTTTGAGGTCTATCTGAAGCCATACTTCTTGGAGGCATACAGGCCAATCCGCAAAG GTGATATTTTCCTGGTCAGAGGTGGCATGCGTGCTGTGGAGTTCAAGGTGGTGGAGACTGATCCTTCCCCCTACTGCATTGTTGCTCCTGATACAGTCATCCACTGTGAGGGAGaaccaatcaggagagag GATGAGGAAGAGTCCCTGAACGAGGTGGGCTATGATGACATTGGTGGAGTGAGAAAGCAGTTGGCTCAGATCAAAGAGATGGTGGAGCTTCCTCTTAGACACCCTGCACTGTTCAAGGCCATCGGAGTCAAG CCCCCACGTGGAATCCTGCTGTATGGACCCCCTGGAACTGGAAAGACCTTAATTGCCAGAGCCGTGGCAAATGAAACTGGAGCTTTCTTCTTCCTGATTAATG GTCCTGAGATCATGAGCAAGCTggcaggagagagtgagagtaaCCTGAGAAAGGCCTTCGAGGAAGCAGAGAAGAATGCTCCTGCCATCATCTTTATTGATGAGCTTGATGCAATCGCTCCtaagagagagaag ACTCATGGAGAGGTGGAGAGGCGCATTGTTTCTCAGCTGCTGACTCTTATGGACGGCCTGAAACAGAGAGCTCATGTCATCGTCATGGCTGCCACCAACAGACCTAACAGCATTGACCCAGCTCTCAGGAGATTTG GGCGTTTTGATAGGGAAGTGGACATTGGCATCCCTGACGCCACTGGCAGATTGGAGATTCTTCAGATTCACACTAAGAACATGAAGCTGGCTGACGATGTTGACTTGGAACAG gTAGCCAATGAGACCCATGGACATGTGGGTGCAGATCTGGCTGCCCTCTGCTCTGAGGCTGCCCTGCAGGCCATCAGGAAGAAGATGGACCTGATTGACCTTGAGGATGAGACCATTGACGCTGAAGTCATGAACTCGCTTGCCGTCACCATGGATGACTTCAAG TGGGCCCTGAGCCAGAGCAACCCATCAGCACTGAGGGAGACGGTTGTTGAAGTCCCCAACATCACCTGGGAGGATATCGGAGGTCTGGAAGATGTCAAGAGGGAGCTGCAGGAGTTGGTGCAG TATCCAGTGGAGCACCCAGACAAGTTCCTCAAGTTTGGCATGACCCCATCCAAGGGTGTGCTGTTCTATGGCCCCCCTGGTTGTGGTAAGACTCTGCTGGCCAAAGCCATCGCCAATGAGTGCCAGGCAAATTTCATCTCgatcaaaggacctgagctgCTCACCATGTGGTTTGGAGAGTCTGAGGCCAACGTCAGAGAGATCTTTGACAAG GCTCGTCAAGCAGCCCCATGTGTTCTCTTCTTTGATGAGCTGGACTCCATAGCCAAGGCCCGTGGTGGCAACGTTGGAGATGGTGGCGGAGCAGCCGACCGTGTCATCAACCAGATCCTGACTGAGATGGATGGAATGTCCAGCAAGAAGAACGTCTTCATCATCGGAGCCACAAACAGACCAGACATCATCGACCCTGCCATTCTGAGACCTGGCCGTCTTGATCAGCTCATTTACATCCCCCTGCCCGACGAGAAGAGCAGGATCAGCATCCTGAAGGCCAACCTCCGCAAGAGTCCCATCAGCAAG GATGTGGACTTGGACTTCCTGGCCAAGATGACCAATGGCTTCTCTGGAGCTGATCTTACAGAGATCTGCCAGCGGGCATGTAAGCTGGCCATCAGGGAGAGCATTGAGAATGAGATccgcagagagagggagaggcagaccAACCCATCAGCTATG GAGGTGGAAGAGGACGATCCTGTGCCAGAGATCAGGAAGGACCACTTTGAAGAGGCAATGCGATTTGCTCGTCGCTCCGTCAGTGACAATGACATTCGCAAATATGAGATGTTTGCTcagacactgcagcagagcCGTGGCTTTGGCAGCTTCAG GTTTCCTTCCAGTGCCACAGGGGGCAGCGGTCCAAGCCATGGCTCAGGAGGAACTGGCAGCGGTCCAGTGTTCAATGAAGATAACGACGATGACCTTTATGGATAA
- the fancg gene encoding Fanconi anemia group G protein isoform X3 — protein MYRPTSLVNKWVQENNELVNKWKQQEGGGVTFSRDQNQSHLRCSSSEFYRLLRKIQGVPPLADHTHLELSVVYNTCVCATAQSQFTEAELLLTQALRRALQITGNDSVTSETPVFWRTVLKSVANTALNSCVLYLLCLQWAIWLATCQLKTIQEFKEELCSLLETLCGGVGDDRRNETWGKSSDVPLLVTDPRKLVELLQICTSIAQGVERLSEGQCSEALSDLQSASALPAPRALVAYVHLLSGSCLAHMSRPQMALQCYRKALETDSCSVCALYQSMLIYRQLGNTQAEIQALRLLHSSLMLPSATVPTVAGAHLLSPSLLLCSQSLRDLLSVPSAPSVLHNLALKCVLHGRVSEGVEHYLDLLAALHSEDQHGVHGEATPLPRLPQLYLETGAALLMARRPADCMALCNEVISTTLELLPEKLVLEDPEDRSQAETKEVRAEGEDMVAMLLWTGAAFLLQGHCHTHLTDWKQAVTHYTRCINLLVKVRYKKKGFQPQIPSADMVVKQETDLCTLQRLKGLSLAGRGISFTQTDRLREALRDLLLSLQAFPECVGAGLWCGEVLWRLGRRQEAAACWEKTWSFTTQSSVEGLPLYLQEPQSGPSLDSTELRRRIQELGPT, from the exons ATGTATCGACCAACCTCTTTAGTAAATAAATGGGTCCAGGAAAACAACGAGTTGGTAAACAAATGGAAG cagcaggaaggaggaggagtcacCTTCAGCCGAGATCAGAACCAGTCCCACCTGAGATGCAGTTCCTCTGAGTTTTACAGACTTTTAAGGAAAATCCAAG GTGTTCCTCCTCTTGCAGATCACACTCATTTGGAGCTGTCAGTGGTATACAATACCTGTGTGTGCGCTACTGCTCAGTCTCAGTTCACAGAAGCCGAGCTGCTCCTCACACAAGCCCTACGGAGAG CTCTACAGATCACAGGAAACGACTCTGTCACTTCAGAAACTCCTGTGTTTTGGAGAACGGTTCTCAAATCAGTGGCAAACACAGCTTTGAATTCCTGTGTACTGTACCTTCTCTGTCTGCAGTGGGCAATATGGTTGGCCACCTGTCAGCTGAAAACTATACAAGAATTTAAG GAGGAGCTGTGCTCTCTGTTGGAGACACTGTGTGGTGGAGTTGGGGATGACAGGAGGAATGAGACATGGGGGAAGTCCTCTGACGTTCCTCTACTGGTCACGGACCCAAGAAAGCTTGTTGAATTATTGCAGATATGCACTTCCATTGCCCAAG GTGTTGAAAGGTTGAGTGAAGGTCAGTGTTCAGAAGCGCTGTCTGATCTGCAGTCAGCTTCCGCCCTGCCGGCACCCAGAGCTCTAGTAGCATATGTACACCTCCTCTCAGGCTCCTGCCTCGCCCACATG AGCCGCCCCCAAATGGCACTGCAGTGTTACAGGAAGGCACTGGAAACTgactcctgctctgtgtgtgctctgtacCAGAGCATGCTCATCTACAGACAGCTGGGCAACACACAGGCTGAGATACAAGCTCTTCGCTTGCTGCACTCA AGTTTGATGTTGCCCTCTGCTACAGTTCCTACTGTGGCCGGTGCCCATCTCCTCTCCCCGTCCTTACTGCTCTGCAGCCAATCACTGCGCGACCTGCTCTCAGTTCCCTCTGCCCCCTCTGTCCTTCACAATCTGGCTCTGAAGTGTGTGCTCCATGGGAG GGTGTCAGAGGGTGTGGAACATTATCTGGACCTTCTGGCTGCTCTTCACTCAGAAGATCAACATGGA gtCCATGGTGAGGCCACTCCCCTCCCTAGGTTGCCCCAGCTTTACCTGGAGACTGGTGCTGCCTTGCTCATGGCCCGGCGGCCTGCAGATTGCATGGCGCTGTGCAATGAAGTCATCAGCACAACATTAGAGCTACTGCCAGAGAAGCTGGTGTTGGAGGATCCAGAGGACAGGAGTCAGGCTGAGACCAAGGAAGTGAGAGCAGAGGGTGAAGATATGGTGGCGATGTTACTTTGGACAGGGGCTGCTTTCCTCCTGCAGGGTCACTGCCACACTCACCTGACGGACTGGAAACAAGCCGTGACTCACTACACTAG GTGTATCAACCTGCTCGTGAAGGTCCGCTATAAAAAGAAAG GTTTCCAACCACAGATCCCCAGTGCAGACATGGTTGTCAAGCAGGAAACAGATCTGTGTACCCTCCAAAGGCTGAAGGGTCTTTCATTAGCTGGTAGGGGTATCAGCTTCACCCAGACAGACCGACTGAGAGAGGCACTGCGAGACCTCCTGCTCAGTCTACAGGCATTCCCAG AGTGTGTGGGTGCAGGACTGTGGTGTGGTGAAGTGCTGTGGAGGCTTggcaggagacaggaggcagCAGCTTGTTGGGAAAAGACCTGGAGCTTCACCACACAGTCCTCAGTGGA GGGTCTTCCTTTGTACCTACAGGAACCCCAGTCTGGCCCTTCGCTGGACTCCACGGAGCTGCGGCGCAGAATACAGGAACTTGGTCCTACCTAG
- the fancg gene encoding Fanconi anemia group G protein isoform X2 → MYRPTSLVNKWVQENNELVNKWKQEGGGVTFSRDQNQSHLRCSSSEFYRLLRKIQGVPPLADHTHLELSVVYNTCVCATAQSQFTEAELLLTQALRRALQITGNDSVTSETPVFWRTVLKSVANTALNSCVLYLLCLQWAIWLATCQLKTIQEFKEELCSLLETLCGGVGDDRRNETWGKSSDVPLLVTDPRKLVELLQICTSIAQGVERLSEGQCSEALSDLQSASALPAPRALVAYVHLLSGSCLAHMSRPQMALQCYRKALETDSCSVCALYQSMLIYRQLGNTQAEIQALRLLHSSLMLPSATVPTVAGAHLLSPSLLLCSQSLRDLLSVPSAPSVLHNLALKCVLHGRVSEGVEHYLDLLAALHSEDQHGVRVKTLTDTQDNLTVHGEATPLPRLPQLYLETGAALLMARRPADCMALCNEVISTTLELLPEKLVLEDPEDRSQAETKEVRAEGEDMVAMLLWTGAAFLLQGHCHTHLTDWKQAVTHYTRCINLLVKVRYKKKGFQPQIPSADMVVKQETDLCTLQRLKGLSLAGRGISFTQTDRLREALRDLLLSLQAFPECVGAGLWCGEVLWRLGRRQEAAACWEKTWSFTTQSSVEGLPLYLQEPQSGPSLDSTELRRRIQELGPT, encoded by the exons ATGTATCGACCAACCTCTTTAGTAAATAAATGGGTCCAGGAAAACAACGAGTTGGTAAACAAATGGAAG caggaaggaggaggagtcacCTTCAGCCGAGATCAGAACCAGTCCCACCTGAGATGCAGTTCCTCTGAGTTTTACAGACTTTTAAGGAAAATCCAAG GTGTTCCTCCTCTTGCAGATCACACTCATTTGGAGCTGTCAGTGGTATACAATACCTGTGTGTGCGCTACTGCTCAGTCTCAGTTCACAGAAGCCGAGCTGCTCCTCACACAAGCCCTACGGAGAG CTCTACAGATCACAGGAAACGACTCTGTCACTTCAGAAACTCCTGTGTTTTGGAGAACGGTTCTCAAATCAGTGGCAAACACAGCTTTGAATTCCTGTGTACTGTACCTTCTCTGTCTGCAGTGGGCAATATGGTTGGCCACCTGTCAGCTGAAAACTATACAAGAATTTAAG GAGGAGCTGTGCTCTCTGTTGGAGACACTGTGTGGTGGAGTTGGGGATGACAGGAGGAATGAGACATGGGGGAAGTCCTCTGACGTTCCTCTACTGGTCACGGACCCAAGAAAGCTTGTTGAATTATTGCAGATATGCACTTCCATTGCCCAAG GTGTTGAAAGGTTGAGTGAAGGTCAGTGTTCAGAAGCGCTGTCTGATCTGCAGTCAGCTTCCGCCCTGCCGGCACCCAGAGCTCTAGTAGCATATGTACACCTCCTCTCAGGCTCCTGCCTCGCCCACATG AGCCGCCCCCAAATGGCACTGCAGTGTTACAGGAAGGCACTGGAAACTgactcctgctctgtgtgtgctctgtacCAGAGCATGCTCATCTACAGACAGCTGGGCAACACACAGGCTGAGATACAAGCTCTTCGCTTGCTGCACTCA AGTTTGATGTTGCCCTCTGCTACAGTTCCTACTGTGGCCGGTGCCCATCTCCTCTCCCCGTCCTTACTGCTCTGCAGCCAATCACTGCGCGACCTGCTCTCAGTTCCCTCTGCCCCCTCTGTCCTTCACAATCTGGCTCTGAAGTGTGTGCTCCATGGGAG GGTGTCAGAGGGTGTGGAACATTATCTGGACCTTCTGGCTGCTCTTCACTCAGAAGATCAACATGGAGTGAGagttaaaacactgacagacacgcAAGATAATTTAACA gtCCATGGTGAGGCCACTCCCCTCCCTAGGTTGCCCCAGCTTTACCTGGAGACTGGTGCTGCCTTGCTCATGGCCCGGCGGCCTGCAGATTGCATGGCGCTGTGCAATGAAGTCATCAGCACAACATTAGAGCTACTGCCAGAGAAGCTGGTGTTGGAGGATCCAGAGGACAGGAGTCAGGCTGAGACCAAGGAAGTGAGAGCAGAGGGTGAAGATATGGTGGCGATGTTACTTTGGACAGGGGCTGCTTTCCTCCTGCAGGGTCACTGCCACACTCACCTGACGGACTGGAAACAAGCCGTGACTCACTACACTAG GTGTATCAACCTGCTCGTGAAGGTCCGCTATAAAAAGAAAG GTTTCCAACCACAGATCCCCAGTGCAGACATGGTTGTCAAGCAGGAAACAGATCTGTGTACCCTCCAAAGGCTGAAGGGTCTTTCATTAGCTGGTAGGGGTATCAGCTTCACCCAGACAGACCGACTGAGAGAGGCACTGCGAGACCTCCTGCTCAGTCTACAGGCATTCCCAG AGTGTGTGGGTGCAGGACTGTGGTGTGGTGAAGTGCTGTGGAGGCTTggcaggagacaggaggcagCAGCTTGTTGGGAAAAGACCTGGAGCTTCACCACACAGTCCTCAGTGGA GGGTCTTCCTTTGTACCTACAGGAACCCCAGTCTGGCCCTTCGCTGGACTCCACGGAGCTGCGGCGCAGAATACAGGAACTTGGTCCTACCTAG
- the fancg gene encoding Fanconi anemia group G protein isoform X1, with the protein MYRPTSLVNKWVQENNELVNKWKQQEGGGVTFSRDQNQSHLRCSSSEFYRLLRKIQGVPPLADHTHLELSVVYNTCVCATAQSQFTEAELLLTQALRRALQITGNDSVTSETPVFWRTVLKSVANTALNSCVLYLLCLQWAIWLATCQLKTIQEFKEELCSLLETLCGGVGDDRRNETWGKSSDVPLLVTDPRKLVELLQICTSIAQGVERLSEGQCSEALSDLQSASALPAPRALVAYVHLLSGSCLAHMSRPQMALQCYRKALETDSCSVCALYQSMLIYRQLGNTQAEIQALRLLHSSLMLPSATVPTVAGAHLLSPSLLLCSQSLRDLLSVPSAPSVLHNLALKCVLHGRVSEGVEHYLDLLAALHSEDQHGVRVKTLTDTQDNLTVHGEATPLPRLPQLYLETGAALLMARRPADCMALCNEVISTTLELLPEKLVLEDPEDRSQAETKEVRAEGEDMVAMLLWTGAAFLLQGHCHTHLTDWKQAVTHYTRCINLLVKVRYKKKGFQPQIPSADMVVKQETDLCTLQRLKGLSLAGRGISFTQTDRLREALRDLLLSLQAFPECVGAGLWCGEVLWRLGRRQEAAACWEKTWSFTTQSSVEGLPLYLQEPQSGPSLDSTELRRRIQELGPT; encoded by the exons ATGTATCGACCAACCTCTTTAGTAAATAAATGGGTCCAGGAAAACAACGAGTTGGTAAACAAATGGAAG cagcaggaaggaggaggagtcacCTTCAGCCGAGATCAGAACCAGTCCCACCTGAGATGCAGTTCCTCTGAGTTTTACAGACTTTTAAGGAAAATCCAAG GTGTTCCTCCTCTTGCAGATCACACTCATTTGGAGCTGTCAGTGGTATACAATACCTGTGTGTGCGCTACTGCTCAGTCTCAGTTCACAGAAGCCGAGCTGCTCCTCACACAAGCCCTACGGAGAG CTCTACAGATCACAGGAAACGACTCTGTCACTTCAGAAACTCCTGTGTTTTGGAGAACGGTTCTCAAATCAGTGGCAAACACAGCTTTGAATTCCTGTGTACTGTACCTTCTCTGTCTGCAGTGGGCAATATGGTTGGCCACCTGTCAGCTGAAAACTATACAAGAATTTAAG GAGGAGCTGTGCTCTCTGTTGGAGACACTGTGTGGTGGAGTTGGGGATGACAGGAGGAATGAGACATGGGGGAAGTCCTCTGACGTTCCTCTACTGGTCACGGACCCAAGAAAGCTTGTTGAATTATTGCAGATATGCACTTCCATTGCCCAAG GTGTTGAAAGGTTGAGTGAAGGTCAGTGTTCAGAAGCGCTGTCTGATCTGCAGTCAGCTTCCGCCCTGCCGGCACCCAGAGCTCTAGTAGCATATGTACACCTCCTCTCAGGCTCCTGCCTCGCCCACATG AGCCGCCCCCAAATGGCACTGCAGTGTTACAGGAAGGCACTGGAAACTgactcctgctctgtgtgtgctctgtacCAGAGCATGCTCATCTACAGACAGCTGGGCAACACACAGGCTGAGATACAAGCTCTTCGCTTGCTGCACTCA AGTTTGATGTTGCCCTCTGCTACAGTTCCTACTGTGGCCGGTGCCCATCTCCTCTCCCCGTCCTTACTGCTCTGCAGCCAATCACTGCGCGACCTGCTCTCAGTTCCCTCTGCCCCCTCTGTCCTTCACAATCTGGCTCTGAAGTGTGTGCTCCATGGGAG GGTGTCAGAGGGTGTGGAACATTATCTGGACCTTCTGGCTGCTCTTCACTCAGAAGATCAACATGGAGTGAGagttaaaacactgacagacacgcAAGATAATTTAACA gtCCATGGTGAGGCCACTCCCCTCCCTAGGTTGCCCCAGCTTTACCTGGAGACTGGTGCTGCCTTGCTCATGGCCCGGCGGCCTGCAGATTGCATGGCGCTGTGCAATGAAGTCATCAGCACAACATTAGAGCTACTGCCAGAGAAGCTGGTGTTGGAGGATCCAGAGGACAGGAGTCAGGCTGAGACCAAGGAAGTGAGAGCAGAGGGTGAAGATATGGTGGCGATGTTACTTTGGACAGGGGCTGCTTTCCTCCTGCAGGGTCACTGCCACACTCACCTGACGGACTGGAAACAAGCCGTGACTCACTACACTAG GTGTATCAACCTGCTCGTGAAGGTCCGCTATAAAAAGAAAG GTTTCCAACCACAGATCCCCAGTGCAGACATGGTTGTCAAGCAGGAAACAGATCTGTGTACCCTCCAAAGGCTGAAGGGTCTTTCATTAGCTGGTAGGGGTATCAGCTTCACCCAGACAGACCGACTGAGAGAGGCACTGCGAGACCTCCTGCTCAGTCTACAGGCATTCCCAG AGTGTGTGGGTGCAGGACTGTGGTGTGGTGAAGTGCTGTGGAGGCTTggcaggagacaggaggcagCAGCTTGTTGGGAAAAGACCTGGAGCTTCACCACACAGTCCTCAGTGGA GGGTCTTCCTTTGTACCTACAGGAACCCCAGTCTGGCCCTTCGCTGGACTCCACGGAGCTGCGGCGCAGAATACAGGAACTTGGTCCTACCTAG